The DNA window CCAGCCCACGATCCAGCATTGTTACGCGCGCCCCTTGCAAAGCCATCTCTAGCGCAGTAGCACAACCAATAACCCCACCACCAACAATAATGAAATCCAAGTTCAAAAACACCTTCCTGTTAAGCTTTTACCACTCATTCTAACAAATTGACCGCCCATCGGATGTGATTAGCTTAATTTACACTTTTTATTTAATATGAAAATCATAAAAAAGGAGCGGACACTGAAATGATCCAAAACTGTAAAGATACCTTTAGTTTTCACAGGCAATATTCAGGATTCACTTTAATTGAAGTGATGGTCGTTGTCGCCATTATAGGCATACTCTCTGCCATTGCAATGCCGGCCTACAATGGTTATGTATTACGAGGAAAGTTGACTGAAGCTTTTGCTACCTTAGCCGACACCCGAGTAAAACTTGAACAGTATTATCAGGACAATCGAAGTTACGCGGGTGCATGTGCAACTGGCACATCAGTTCCATTGCCAACCGGCAAGTATTTTGTTTTCTCTTGCCCTACTCTAAGTACGACTGCGTTTAGCGTAGTAGCTACTGGCGTAGCTGCTCAAGGTACTGGTGGCTTTGTTTATACTATTAATGATGCTAATGTTCAGGGCACTTCAACTGTGGGCAGTGGATGGTCTGGCACAGGTGCTACTTGCTGGGTCAGAAGGAAGGACGGATCGTGCTAAGCGATTCACGCACCATACAAAAAGGAATGACGCTAATAGAGCTGATGATCGCGATTGCGGTCTTCGCTCTTCTTATCGGCATTGCCCTACCCTCTTACCAAAGCTGGATACAGAATACAAAAGTACGCAACGTAGCCGAATCTCTGCAAAACGGGTTACAGCTATCCCGAGCAGAAGCAGTTCGGCGCAACGCATCCGTCACATTTACACTTGGGCCTGGATCAGGCTGGACTGTTGGCTGCGCGACAGCAACAGCCAACTGCCCTGCAATTTTACAATCACGGTCATCAACTGAAGGCTCAACAACAGCAGTTGTGGTTACCCCTTTACCCAGCACGGCAACCAGTATCACTTTCAACAGTTTTGGCGCCATAGCATCCGCAGGTCTTACCCAAATGGACGTATCCACCCCTCAAGGTAACCGCCCACTACGTATATTGATAGTTGGCGGAGGGG is part of the Sulfurirhabdus autotrophica genome and encodes:
- a CDS encoding type IV pilin protein, with the translated sequence MIQNCKDTFSFHRQYSGFTLIEVMVVVAIIGILSAIAMPAYNGYVLRGKLTEAFATLADTRVKLEQYYQDNRSYAGACATGTSVPLPTGKYFVFSCPTLSTTAFSVVATGVAAQGTGGFVYTINDANVQGTSTVGSGWSGTGATCWVRRKDGSC
- a CDS encoding GspH/FimT family pseudopilin; translated protein: MLSDSRTIQKGMTLIELMIAIAVFALLIGIALPSYQSWIQNTKVRNVAESLQNGLQLSRAEAVRRNASVTFTLGPGSGWTVGCATATANCPAILQSRSSTEGSTTAVVVTPLPSTATSITFNSFGAIASAGLTQMDVSTPQGNRPLRILIVGGGGTVKMCDPSTSLPSSDPRKCP